In Asanoa sp. WMMD1127, one genomic interval encodes:
- a CDS encoding DUF805 domain-containing protein codes for MSFTTAIKSVLTQYVGFSGRARRSEYWWFVLFSFLVNAVASILDSALFDATPGRPGIFGIIVGLALFLPGLAVAVRRLHDTDRSGWWILIALIPLVGAIVLLVFMVGDSKPGQNRFGANPKEQAVAAPGFA; via the coding sequence ATGTCCTTCACCACCGCCATCAAGTCCGTCCTCACCCAGTACGTCGGATTCAGCGGCCGCGCCCGCCGGTCCGAGTACTGGTGGTTCGTGCTCTTCTCCTTCCTCGTCAACGCCGTCGCCAGCATCCTCGACAGCGCGCTGTTCGACGCGACTCCCGGCCGCCCGGGCATCTTCGGCATCATCGTCGGCCTCGCCCTGTTCCTGCCGGGCCTGGCGGTCGCGGTGCGCCGCCTGCACGACACCGACCGCTCGGGCTGGTGGATCCTGATCGCGCTGATCCCGCTCGTGGGCGCGATCGTCCTGCTGGTCTTCATGGTGGGCGACAGCAAGCCGGGCCAGAACCGCTTCGGCGCCAACCCCAAGGAGCAGGCGGTCGCCGCCCCGGGTTTCGCGTGA
- a CDS encoding SDR family NAD(P)-dependent oxidoreductase, which yields MKARFADRYGPWALVAGASEGLGAAFARRLAERGLNLVLAARRPEPLAALANTLPTETVTVAADLSTVDGVRTVTDAAVGREVGLVVANAAYSPIGRFLDLDPAETRRALDLNCHMPLALAHHFLPPMAARGHGGFVVMSSLAGQQGSPPISAYAATKAFGAILAEGLWAELRGTGVDVVTCVAGAVATPNLADAKARPAPGTQTPDQVVRATLRGLGRGPRVVPGLGMRVSSVVMTRLLPRRAAIAVIARASRDLTRNDQPSGLS from the coding sequence GTGAAGGCCCGCTTCGCCGACCGCTACGGGCCGTGGGCGCTCGTGGCCGGCGCGTCGGAGGGGCTGGGCGCCGCCTTCGCCCGCCGGCTGGCCGAGCGGGGCCTCAACCTGGTCCTCGCCGCCCGCCGCCCCGAGCCACTCGCCGCCCTGGCCAACACCCTGCCGACGGAAACCGTCACCGTGGCCGCCGACCTGTCGACAGTGGACGGCGTGCGGACGGTGACCGACGCGGCCGTCGGGCGCGAGGTCGGACTGGTGGTGGCGAACGCGGCGTACTCGCCGATCGGCCGCTTCCTCGACCTGGACCCCGCGGAGACCCGCCGCGCCCTGGACCTCAACTGCCACATGCCGCTGGCGCTCGCGCACCACTTCCTGCCCCCGATGGCGGCCCGCGGCCACGGCGGTTTCGTGGTGATGTCGTCGCTGGCGGGCCAGCAGGGGTCACCGCCGATCAGCGCCTACGCGGCCACGAAGGCGTTCGGCGCCATCCTGGCCGAGGGCCTGTGGGCGGAGCTGCGCGGCACCGGCGTCGACGTCGTCACCTGTGTCGCCGGCGCGGTCGCGACTCCCAACCTCGCGGACGCGAAGGCCCGCCCCGCTCCTGGCACACAAACCCCGGACCAGGTGGTACGCGCGACGCTGCGCGGCCTGGGCCGCGGCCCCCGGGTGGTGCCCGGGCTGGGCATGCGCGTCTCCTCGGTCGTGATGACACGGCTGCTCCCCCGCCGGGCCGCGATCGCCGTCATCGCCCGCGCCTCCCGCGACCTGACGAGAAATGATCAACCGAGCGGGCTTTCCTGA
- a CDS encoding emopamil-binding family protein produces the protein MTVPLRDRKYDLYFVAFLALNATVITYVVDLEQIVVADPADFDYPLWPPGPAIDLVHWWGSHYDPLLMARPPFWRMTIWIDLVFFGPFYLFALYAFIRGRDWIRVPALVWSGTMLANVLIILMDERYGVTPAPNFAIVVAANAMWLLTPFLMIWRMWHDRPFTRLAAA, from the coding sequence ATGACCGTCCCGCTGCGCGACCGGAAGTACGACCTGTACTTCGTCGCGTTCCTCGCCCTCAACGCGACCGTCATCACCTACGTCGTCGACCTGGAGCAGATCGTCGTCGCCGACCCGGCCGACTTCGACTATCCATTGTGGCCGCCCGGCCCGGCGATCGACCTCGTGCACTGGTGGGGATCGCACTACGACCCGCTGCTGATGGCCCGCCCACCGTTCTGGCGGATGACCATCTGGATCGATCTGGTGTTCTTCGGGCCGTTCTACCTCTTCGCCCTCTACGCGTTCATCCGAGGTCGCGACTGGATCCGCGTCCCGGCGCTGGTCTGGTCCGGCACGATGCTGGCCAACGTCCTGATCATCCTGATGGACGAGCGGTACGGCGTGACCCCGGCGCCCAACTTCGCCATCGTCGTGGCGGCCAACGCCATGTGGCTGCTCACGCCGTTCCTGATGATCTGGCGCATGTGGCACGACCGCCCCTTCACCCGCCTGGCCGCGGCGTGA
- a CDS encoding YbaB/EbfC family nucleoid-associated protein, with the protein MDDARLEDLDRSIRETEQRMRGLGDLQRTLAETTAAFTTERGLVTVEIGADQALRGLEIHPTALRLTPQELAAEIMTAHAGAREALATSVNAALAGVLGTDSPTDVLRDAAKLEDTMTETLGELSRSMNDAIVAVSRLQSRS; encoded by the coding sequence ATGGACGATGCGCGACTGGAAGACCTCGACCGGTCGATCCGCGAGACCGAGCAACGCATGCGCGGCCTCGGCGACCTGCAGCGCACCCTCGCCGAGACCACCGCGGCGTTCACCACCGAACGCGGCCTCGTCACCGTCGAGATCGGCGCCGACCAGGCCCTTCGCGGTCTGGAGATCCACCCCACCGCGCTGCGGCTGACACCCCAGGAGCTCGCCGCCGAGATCATGACCGCCCACGCCGGCGCCCGCGAAGCGCTGGCCACGTCGGTCAACGCGGCGCTGGCCGGCGTGCTCGGCACCGACAGCCCGACCGACGTCCTGCGCGACGCCGCGAAGCTCGAGGACACCATGACCGAGACCCTCGGCGAACTGAGCCGCTCGATGAACGACGCGATCGTCGCCGTGAGTCGCCTGCAGTCGCGGAGTTAG
- a CDS encoding SDR family NAD(P)-dependent oxidoreductase — protein MDPTDRTVVLTGATDGIGRATAVRLAGRVGHLVLHGLEPRAEVEGFLSGLGGRVTYLPADFGHLDQIAALGAAIGETADRVDLLVNNAGRPGARRRTVTDDGIEATLQTNYLSTVVLSTVLRDRVGRILNIASATHLSERLDLADLGLAVGGYSGVTAYARSKLAIVTYTCWLATRLDGTAAEAVSMHPGVIHSRLLSGMFSIQGDPPEVGARNILHVAGLPGPLNGRYFDESEPARPNPAATDPTIQHDLLDRTAALLTPITIDPR, from the coding sequence ATGGACCCGACCGACCGCACCGTGGTGCTGACCGGCGCCACCGACGGCATCGGCCGCGCCACGGCGGTCCGGCTCGCGGGCCGGGTCGGTCACCTGGTCCTGCACGGTCTCGAGCCCCGGGCCGAGGTGGAGGGCTTCCTGAGCGGCCTCGGCGGCCGGGTCACCTACCTGCCGGCGGACTTCGGTCACCTCGACCAGATCGCCGCCCTCGGCGCCGCGATCGGCGAGACGGCGGACCGCGTCGACCTGCTGGTCAACAACGCCGGCCGGCCCGGGGCGCGGCGCCGCACGGTCACCGACGACGGCATCGAGGCGACGCTCCAGACCAACTACCTGTCCACAGTGGTGCTCAGCACCGTGCTGCGGGACCGCGTCGGCCGGATCCTCAACATCGCGTCCGCGACCCACCTGTCCGAGCGCCTGGACCTCGCGGACCTCGGCCTGGCGGTGGGCGGCTACTCCGGCGTCACCGCGTACGCCCGATCGAAGCTCGCCATCGTCACGTACACCTGCTGGCTGGCCACCCGCCTCGACGGCACGGCGGCCGAAGCGGTCAGCATGCACCCGGGCGTCATCCACTCGCGCCTGCTGAGCGGCATGTTCTCGATCCAGGGCGACCCACCGGAGGTCGGCGCCCGCAACATCCTGCATGTGGCCGGCCTGCCGGGCCCGCTCAACGGCCGCTACTTCGACGAGAGCGAACCGGCCCGCCCGAACCCGGCCGCCACCGACCCGACCATCCAGCACGATCTCCTCGACCGCACGGCCGCCCTGCTGACCCCCATCACCATCGACCCACGCTGA
- a CDS encoding MFS transporter, whose protein sequence is MIDLLRVRDFRRYYVGFTASAYGDALTPFALAFAVLELTGSPSALGVVLLSTRLPVIVLALVGGAVGDRFARRTVLVAADVVRFVAQGLTATVLLTGVASLWMLIVLQLVAGAGAAFFTPAAQGLVASVVDAGRLRRANSLLAMSRSATAILAVGSAGALVALTAPGWAIGVDALTFLVSAAFLGGLRVAGTPTAGPGLLAGIREGLTALRGRGWFWLWTAHASLINMLVIAPLFVLGPYVADRHLGGAAAWATVGIGYTVGGLLGGVVSSAWPAGRPMAAALAGFLLIVPLAAALAAPAPLWLVVTASLLGGAQATVYNVFQATTVQQDLPADLIARATSVLTLGGVVAAPIGMAFAGPIAAAVGTRTTLTAVGVLAVVVTLAALAVPATWRVRPPAESVVSVGRW, encoded by the coding sequence ATGATCGACCTGCTGCGGGTACGCGACTTCCGGCGCTACTACGTCGGGTTCACCGCCTCGGCGTACGGCGACGCGTTGACGCCCTTCGCCCTGGCCTTCGCGGTGCTGGAGCTGACCGGCTCGCCCTCGGCGCTCGGGGTGGTGCTGCTGAGCACGCGCCTGCCGGTCATCGTGCTCGCGCTGGTCGGCGGGGCGGTCGGCGACCGGTTCGCCCGGCGGACGGTGCTGGTGGCCGCCGACGTCGTGCGGTTCGTCGCGCAGGGCCTGACCGCCACGGTCCTGCTCACCGGCGTGGCGTCGCTGTGGATGCTGATCGTGCTCCAACTCGTGGCCGGTGCCGGCGCGGCGTTCTTCACCCCGGCGGCCCAGGGCCTGGTGGCGTCGGTGGTCGACGCGGGGCGACTGCGGCGGGCCAACTCGCTGCTGGCGATGTCGCGCAGCGCGACCGCGATCCTGGCGGTGGGTTCGGCCGGAGCGCTGGTGGCGTTGACCGCGCCCGGGTGGGCGATCGGGGTGGACGCGCTCACGTTCCTGGTCAGCGCGGCCTTCCTCGGTGGCCTGCGGGTCGCCGGGACGCCGACGGCCGGCCCGGGGCTGCTCGCGGGCATCCGGGAGGGCCTGACCGCGCTGCGGGGCCGCGGCTGGTTCTGGCTGTGGACGGCGCACGCGAGCCTCATCAACATGCTGGTCATCGCGCCCCTCTTCGTGCTGGGCCCGTACGTCGCCGACCGCCACCTCGGCGGTGCGGCGGCGTGGGCGACGGTCGGCATCGGCTACACGGTGGGCGGCCTGCTCGGCGGGGTGGTCAGCTCCGCGTGGCCGGCGGGCCGCCCGATGGCCGCCGCGCTGGCCGGCTTCCTGCTGATCGTGCCGCTGGCGGCCGCGCTCGCCGCTCCGGCGCCGCTGTGGCTGGTCGTGACCGCGAGCCTGCTGGGCGGCGCGCAGGCCACCGTCTACAACGTCTTCCAGGCGACGACGGTCCAGCAGGACCTGCCCGCCGACCTGATCGCCCGCGCGACATCGGTGCTCACCCTCGGCGGCGTGGTCGCGGCGCCGATCGGCATGGCCTTCGCGGGCCCGATCGCGGCCGCCGTGGGCACCCGCACGACGTTGACCGCCGTGGGCGTGCTCGCGGTCGTCGTCACCCTGGCCGCACTGGCGGTGCCGGCGACGTGGCGGGTCCGGCCGCCGGCTGAGTCGGTGGTCAGCGTGGGTCGATGGTGA
- a CDS encoding exo-alpha-sialidase → MNSRRLWAALVAVVVAAMAVGVNPAPAAAVTQLMKLYQEPGDYEARFPDILKLADGRLMAVWHKAKSHQGDPGTVQLSYGTANGTSWSAPVPALAHPSLMAGKDMRDPKLGKMNDGAVVMTFFVPGDGVYSSVWKPGWTRFDDPEKLVVAGIPGSVPAQHASVLALPDQGGSVNQVLIAVYNNTGAWFVRATWRPVTAPRLLAADAFQLAANAPAANGFTHTYTEPSFVQIDGTVVAVVRHELNNGSVSNGAPAKVLKWNPYTFAGPQSYYDVQDLPVQASSHHLLVTQDKKVLFTFGDKAVSLRPTQGILIDSPLAPWPTTGLRKVLIYNSGSGDQANPSSVEVSSGRFLTLAYNAKPKSTVEGGGASPNGGSLWIMQSYASEY, encoded by the coding sequence ATGAACAGCAGAAGACTGTGGGCAGCGCTCGTGGCCGTCGTCGTCGCGGCGATGGCCGTCGGAGTCAACCCGGCGCCGGCGGCCGCCGTCACCCAGCTGATGAAGCTCTACCAGGAGCCCGGCGACTACGAGGCCCGGTTCCCCGACATCCTCAAGCTCGCCGACGGCCGGCTCATGGCGGTCTGGCACAAGGCGAAATCCCACCAGGGCGACCCGGGGACGGTGCAGCTGTCCTACGGCACCGCCAACGGCACGAGCTGGTCGGCGCCGGTCCCGGCGCTGGCCCACCCGTCGCTGATGGCCGGCAAGGACATGCGCGACCCGAAGCTCGGCAAGATGAACGACGGCGCGGTCGTGATGACGTTCTTCGTGCCGGGCGACGGCGTCTACTCGTCGGTCTGGAAGCCCGGCTGGACCAGGTTCGACGACCCCGAGAAGCTCGTCGTCGCCGGCATCCCGGGCAGCGTGCCCGCCCAGCACGCCAGCGTCCTCGCGCTGCCCGACCAGGGCGGCTCGGTCAACCAGGTGCTGATCGCCGTCTACAACAACACCGGCGCCTGGTTCGTGCGGGCCACCTGGCGGCCGGTGACCGCGCCGCGATTGCTGGCGGCCGACGCGTTCCAGCTCGCGGCCAACGCCCCGGCCGCCAACGGCTTCACCCACACCTACACGGAACCGAGCTTCGTGCAGATCGACGGCACGGTCGTCGCGGTCGTGCGGCACGAGCTCAACAACGGCTCGGTGTCCAACGGCGCGCCGGCCAAGGTGCTGAAGTGGAACCCCTACACGTTCGCCGGGCCACAGAGCTACTACGACGTGCAGGACCTGCCGGTCCAGGCCAGCTCCCACCACCTGCTGGTGACCCAGGACAAGAAGGTGCTGTTCACCTTCGGCGACAAGGCGGTCAGCCTCCGCCCGACGCAGGGCATCCTGATCGACAGCCCGCTGGCGCCGTGGCCGACGACCGGGCTGCGGAAGGTGCTGATCTACAACTCCGGCTCGGGCGACCAGGCGAACCCGTCGAGCGTCGAGGTGTCGAGCGGGCGCTTCCTCACCCTGGCCTACAACGCCAAACCCAAGAGCACGGTCGAGGGCGGCGGCGCCTCACCGAACGGCGGCTCGCTCTGGATCATGCAGAGCTACGCCAGCGAGTACTGA
- a CDS encoding cation:proton antiporter encodes MEGLLLVVVLGATVLVGTAIGQRYSVAPPVLLITFGALLALIPALSDVRLPSDVVLLLFLPPILYWESLNTSLREIRSNLRVIILSAVVLVIVVTVLVQGLTLPAVVRWSGQTGDEAREEETRLARIRASEEALRALPDVATRFGAPDEVVARIREDYEGHLEQLRAEGPDHGVQAWQDQVDRRVRLEVLDHKRRAVTRMRDDREIDDIVLRDLQASMDIEEVRLLGPAPTD; translated from the coding sequence ATGGAGGGACTGCTGCTGGTCGTCGTGCTCGGCGCCACCGTTCTGGTCGGCACGGCGATCGGTCAGCGGTACAGCGTCGCCCCGCCGGTCCTGCTCATCACGTTCGGCGCCCTGCTCGCCCTGATCCCCGCGCTCTCGGACGTGCGGCTGCCCTCCGACGTGGTGCTGCTGCTCTTCCTGCCGCCCATCCTCTACTGGGAGAGCCTCAACACCAGCCTGCGGGAGATCCGCTCCAACCTGCGGGTCATCATCCTGTCGGCGGTCGTGCTGGTCATCGTCGTGACCGTGCTGGTGCAGGGCCTGACGCTGCCGGCGGTCGTGCGCTGGTCGGGCCAGACCGGCGACGAGGCGCGGGAGGAGGAGACCCGGCTGGCACGGATCCGGGCGTCGGAGGAGGCGTTGCGGGCGCTGCCGGACGTCGCGACCCGGTTCGGCGCGCCCGACGAGGTGGTCGCGCGGATCCGCGAGGACTACGAGGGGCACCTGGAGCAGCTGCGGGCCGAAGGCCCGGACCACGGCGTGCAGGCGTGGCAGGACCAGGTCGACCGCCGCGTACGCCTGGAGGTGCTCGACCACAAACGCCGCGCGGTGACCCGGATGCGCGACGACCGCGAGATCGACGACATCGTCCTGCGCGACCTGCAGGCCTCGATGGACATCGAAGAGGTGCGCCTGCTCGGCCCGGCGCCCACCGACTAG
- a CDS encoding LysR family transcriptional regulator, with protein MDPRQVRNFLAVVEHGGFGRAAAALGLAQPTLSQSVKALERELGVALFRRVAHGVVPSGAGRRFVGPARQLMHDVARLGASVGGHQRAVLELVAGAPLAVHPGARLVGSFVAAHPDVLVHLDRAPDWSAGDAVVTRVRTGVSELGLDYLPAPLDDLHTVALGRHTFVLAFPPGTSVAAGPVPLSTLDGHPLVGVPHGSTQRRLVEAALRDAGVRPRLVVECGQRDLSTALVLAGVGAAFLTDAAAPEVAARGAVVRPVEPPLRLAYGLVHRPGALTAIAAAFVDHARA; from the coding sequence ATGGACCCGCGTCAGGTGCGCAACTTCCTCGCGGTGGTCGAGCACGGCGGGTTCGGGCGTGCGGCCGCCGCGCTCGGTCTCGCCCAACCGACGCTCTCCCAGTCGGTCAAGGCGCTCGAGCGGGAGCTGGGCGTGGCGCTGTTCCGCCGGGTCGCCCACGGGGTGGTGCCGTCCGGCGCCGGGCGCCGGTTCGTCGGCCCGGCTCGGCAGCTCATGCACGACGTCGCGCGGCTCGGTGCCTCCGTCGGCGGCCACCAGCGGGCGGTCCTGGAGCTGGTCGCCGGCGCACCGCTGGCCGTCCATCCCGGGGCGCGGCTTGTCGGCTCCTTCGTGGCGGCCCACCCGGACGTGCTCGTGCACCTCGACCGCGCGCCGGACTGGTCGGCCGGCGACGCGGTGGTGACGCGGGTCCGCACCGGCGTCAGCGAGCTCGGCCTCGACTACCTGCCGGCGCCCCTCGACGACCTGCACACCGTCGCGCTGGGCCGGCACACCTTCGTGCTCGCCTTCCCGCCCGGCACGTCGGTGGCCGCCGGGCCGGTGCCGCTGTCGACCCTCGACGGCCATCCCCTTGTCGGGGTGCCGCACGGGTCCACCCAACGGCGGCTCGTCGAGGCGGCGCTGCGGGACGCCGGCGTCCGGCCGCGCCTGGTCGTCGAGTGTGGACAGCGGGACCTGTCGACGGCGCTCGTGCTCGCCGGCGTCGGCGCGGCCTTCCTGACCGACGCGGCGGCGCCGGAGGTGGCCGCCCGGGGCGCGGTCGTGCGGCCGGTCGAACCACCGCTGCGGCTCGCCTACGGTCTCGTGCACCGGCCCGGCGCGCTCACCGCGATCGCCGCCGCCTTCGTCGACCACGCGCGGGCGTGA
- a CDS encoding LysR family transcriptional regulator: MDFRRLAYFVAVVEHGGVSAAAAALHVAQPSLSQSIRALERELGVALFERRHRGLTLTADGKALLDPARRVLDDLAAARAAVPGPSSVDLAVHDGLAVELAPVLADLQRARPDLSVRLFGPKDDDDLVRMLVDGHCEVGLTYLPVRHPELRSHVLESRLVSLVLPADCAALPDPVPLAALAGRPLVETPKGSTAARAAVRAALARHRVAMRPAVRTAHREAVVPLVLAGAGVAFVSEAYARDAAARGAVVRRLDPPIPVAYGLLFRAGALSAAAQLFVRRMRQAATPDTSM; the protein is encoded by the coding sequence GTGGACTTCCGGCGCCTGGCCTACTTCGTCGCGGTCGTCGAGCACGGCGGCGTGAGCGCGGCGGCGGCCGCCCTGCACGTGGCGCAACCGTCCCTGTCACAGTCGATCCGCGCGCTGGAGCGGGAGCTCGGCGTGGCGCTGTTCGAGCGGCGGCACCGCGGGCTCACGTTGACCGCCGACGGCAAGGCGCTGCTCGACCCGGCCCGCCGGGTGCTCGACGACCTGGCCGCCGCCCGCGCCGCCGTGCCCGGTCCGTCGAGTGTGGACCTGGCGGTGCACGACGGGCTCGCGGTCGAGCTCGCTCCGGTGCTGGCCGACCTCCAGCGGGCGCGGCCGGACCTGTCCGTGCGGCTCTTCGGTCCCAAGGACGACGACGACCTGGTCCGCATGCTGGTCGACGGGCACTGCGAGGTGGGCCTGACCTACCTGCCGGTGCGGCATCCGGAGCTGCGCAGCCACGTGCTGGAGAGCCGGCTCGTCAGCCTCGTCCTGCCCGCCGACTGCGCCGCCCTGCCGGACCCGGTGCCGCTGGCCGCCCTGGCGGGCCGGCCGCTCGTGGAGACGCCGAAGGGATCCACGGCCGCCCGGGCCGCCGTCCGCGCCGCCCTGGCCCGGCATCGGGTGGCGATGCGGCCCGCGGTCCGCACGGCGCACCGCGAGGCGGTCGTGCCCCTGGTGCTGGCCGGCGCCGGCGTCGCGTTCGTCTCCGAGGCCTACGCCCGGGACGCGGCGGCCCGCGGCGCCGTGGTCCGCCGGCTCGACCCGCCGATCCCCGTCGCCTACGGCCTGCTGTTCCGGGCGGGCGCGCTGTCGGCCGCCGCCCAGCTGTTCGTGCGGCGGATGCGCCAGGCCGCGACGCCGGACACATCGATGTAG
- a CDS encoding DUF3311 domain-containing protein has protein sequence MARPARPSRTWHLLLVPPTVAPLLTPLYNRAEPALWGLPFFYWYQLLCAVFASVAITVVHLATRERRDSWR, from the coding sequence GTGGCGCGGCCCGCTCGCCCATCCCGGACGTGGCACCTGCTGCTGGTGCCGCCGACGGTCGCCCCGTTGCTCACGCCGCTCTACAACCGGGCCGAGCCGGCGCTCTGGGGCCTACCGTTCTTCTACTGGTACCAGCTGCTCTGCGCCGTCTTCGCCAGCGTCGCCATCACCGTCGTGCACCTGGCCACCCGCGAGCGGCGGGACAGCTGGCGGTGA
- a CDS encoding sodium:solute symporter family protein, with amino-acid sequence MAAMLLLGFAAARWRRPTDIHTLEEWGVGGRAFGNWVTWFLLGGTMYTAYTFVAVPALTYGVGAIGFFAVPFAIITTPLAFVFTARIWSVAHRHGLLTPGEFARARFGSPGLGALVAVTGILATMPYVAVQLLALRAVFRTVGVTGEWPLLAAVAVVSLSTFRSGLRAPALLSIAKDVLLAWIVVSALLVVAMSSGWAGIFRRAGAYFASTPSPNDGLLLAPTGQLGFVTLVVGSVLSVFAYPHAVTGMLAAKDRATVRRNIAASPVYCLVLGLMALLGFFALSEGIRPIDGDLNTVMPQMFHSLFPGWSAGIAYAALGIAALIPAAVMSISAANAFTRSIYRCYLRPDASPAEEARVSRWTSLVVKFGAVAFIVLLDPSYAVDLQLIGGVIILQTIPAVFLGLLTGWFDRRALVAGLVTGLAAGVFLLWDTAQTGADGRVVKAHFGGSSMPVGDSTIYIGLVALAVNLLVVLVLTALLRLLRVPPGRDETRPDDYVADADDPMVKRLDEILDGLPNRPAGAHARAGGPRSGSVPGHVDLSLEHVVPGPRERPRHRHVADVGRRPDPRNTFGRE; translated from the coding sequence ATGGCCGCAATGCTGCTGCTCGGCTTCGCGGCGGCCCGCTGGCGGCGGCCGACCGACATCCACACGCTGGAGGAGTGGGGCGTCGGCGGCCGGGCGTTCGGCAACTGGGTCACCTGGTTCCTGCTCGGCGGCACGATGTACACCGCCTACACGTTCGTCGCCGTGCCGGCGCTGACGTACGGCGTGGGCGCGATCGGGTTCTTCGCCGTGCCGTTCGCGATCATCACGACGCCGCTGGCCTTCGTGTTCACCGCCCGGATCTGGTCGGTCGCCCACCGGCACGGGCTGCTCACCCCGGGGGAGTTCGCCCGCGCCCGGTTCGGCTCGCCGGGCCTGGGCGCGCTCGTCGCCGTCACCGGGATCCTCGCGACCATGCCCTACGTGGCCGTCCAGCTGCTGGCCCTGCGGGCCGTCTTCCGCACGGTCGGCGTGACGGGCGAGTGGCCGCTGCTGGCCGCCGTCGCGGTCGTCTCGCTGAGCACCTTCCGGTCGGGCCTGCGCGCCCCGGCGCTGCTGTCCATCGCCAAGGACGTGCTGCTGGCCTGGATCGTCGTCTCGGCGCTGCTGGTCGTGGCGATGTCCAGCGGCTGGGCGGGCATCTTCCGGCGCGCCGGTGCGTACTTCGCCAGCACGCCGTCGCCCAACGACGGGCTGCTGCTCGCGCCGACCGGACAGCTCGGCTTCGTGACGCTGGTGGTGGGTTCGGTGCTGTCGGTCTTCGCCTACCCGCACGCCGTGACCGGCATGCTCGCGGCCAAGGACCGGGCGACGGTACGCCGCAACATCGCCGCGTCGCCGGTCTACTGCCTCGTGCTCGGGCTGATGGCGCTGCTCGGCTTCTTCGCGCTGTCGGAGGGCATCCGGCCGATCGACGGCGACCTCAACACCGTCATGCCGCAGATGTTCCACTCGCTGTTCCCGGGCTGGTCGGCCGGGATCGCCTACGCGGCACTCGGCATCGCCGCGCTCATCCCGGCCGCGGTCATGTCCATCTCCGCAGCGAACGCGTTCACGCGCTCCATCTACCGGTGCTACCTGCGCCCGGACGCCTCGCCGGCCGAGGAGGCCCGGGTGAGCCGGTGGACCTCGCTGGTCGTCAAGTTCGGCGCCGTGGCGTTCATCGTGCTGCTCGACCCGTCGTACGCCGTCGACCTGCAGTTGATCGGTGGGGTGATCATCCTGCAGACGATCCCCGCCGTCTTCTTAGGCCTGCTGACGGGCTGGTTCGACCGCCGGGCGCTGGTGGCGGGCCTGGTCACCGGCCTGGCCGCCGGCGTCTTCCTCCTGTGGGACACCGCGCAGACGGGCGCCGACGGCCGGGTCGTCAAGGCCCACTTCGGCGGGTCGAGCATGCCGGTCGGCGACAGCACCATCTACATCGGACTCGTCGCGCTCGCCGTCAACCTGTTGGTCGTGCTGGTGTTGACGGCGCTCCTGCGGCTGCTGCGGGTGCCGCCTGGCCGCGACGAGACCCGGCCGGACGACTACGTCGCCGACGCCGACGACCCGATGGTCAAGCGGCTGGACGAGATCCTCGACGGGTTGCCGAACCGGCCCGCCGGCGCGCACGCACGAGCCGGCGGGCCGCGCTCGGGGTCAGTCCCAGGTCATGTCGACCTGTCGCTCGAACACGTGGTACCCGGCCCGCGCGAACGCCCGCGCCATCGGCACGTTGCCGACGTCGGTCGCCGCCCGGATCCGCGGAACACCTTCGGCCGCGAGTAG
- a CDS encoding TIGR04222 domain-containing membrane protein — protein MAHTAGMGARRELLVTEVACLAGGRWGATRTGLVMLLARGLLGTNMAGRIERRGSSPRAGEPLERALFTALVGRSGAREVAEKPRMRRALVQLRRGLERRGLLRRWYVRVLAPLALTVVPGWLVARLAGRGVVSPTVAVWLVAGGAVAACFFLPRRRLAGARELRRLRAAHAGLIDAEENLSPEQQGLAVALFGDAALLRIMPRLARGVGLLDGGRWSRFVHHGNGGYGDWTETASNQMNDNNPASP, from the coding sequence ATGGCGCACACTGCCGGCATGGGGGCGCGACGCGAGCTTCTCGTGACGGAGGTCGCCTGTCTGGCAGGCGGGCGGTGGGGGGCGACCCGCACCGGGCTGGTGATGTTGTTGGCGCGCGGCCTGCTCGGCACCAACATGGCCGGGCGGATAGAGCGGCGCGGGAGCTCGCCGCGGGCCGGCGAGCCGCTGGAGCGGGCGCTGTTCACGGCATTGGTCGGCCGCAGCGGCGCGCGCGAGGTGGCGGAGAAGCCACGAATGCGGCGCGCCCTGGTCCAGCTGCGCCGCGGCCTCGAGCGGCGCGGGCTGCTCCGGCGCTGGTATGTGCGGGTGTTGGCGCCGCTCGCGCTGACCGTCGTGCCCGGCTGGCTCGTGGCCCGGTTGGCCGGTCGGGGCGTCGTCTCGCCGACCGTCGCGGTGTGGCTGGTCGCGGGCGGCGCGGTCGCGGCCTGCTTCTTCCTGCCCCGCCGCCGGCTGGCCGGCGCGCGGGAGTTGCGCCGGTTGCGCGCCGCCCACGCCGGCCTCATCGACGCCGAGGAGAACCTGTCCCCGGAACAGCAGGGGTTGGCGGTGGCGCTCTTCGGCGACGCGGCCCTGCTGCGCATCATGCCGCGCCTCGCCCGCGGCGTCGGACTGCTCGACGGCGGCCGATGGAGCCGATTCGTCCACCACGGCAACGGCGGCTACGGCGACTGGACCGAGACCGCGTCGAACCAGATGAACGACAACAACCCCGCCTCACCCTAG